AATTTTAGTTGACTAGTGTTGATGATTAGCCAGTCAAGCGTATATAGAATTTTAATTCCAGGATATTTCACTTGGAACCAATTTCATGCTTGAACGTGTGTACTGTGTAAACTCTTCACTATTAATAAGAACTCATCTACCCTCTATATCTTTACATATTATCCTCACTAGGTGACGGGAATAACTTTGTGAAGGTGACAAACTTGACACCATACGTCGTTCCATAGTCTCActtattttgtgcatcaacattattTGTAAATAGTCTCTTACAAGCAATTGAGCCCGCGTGTGCCATCAGTTTTAAAATTGTGTTAAACAGGTGGAATATATTAAAATCTATTAGAATCCTTATGTTCAacaaagaattaaaaataggtGTTTATAATACGTAgcaaaagttttaaaaatatgtaCAATACAATCCTCGACCAATTCAAGCGtacactttttcttttcttctatcaAAATTGTCATGTAACCCAAAGTCATATGCAAAGTCAGCTAACTGAAAACATTTGTGTTCAGTTGTGTAAAAAGTTGATCACGctttaattgaaaaaataatcgTTAATACAATTAGGAAAGAAGGGAAAGATGATTCTCATGAGGAGTTAGAAATATTTTGACTTCAACAAGAAGATATTGACAAGGTTTTACATACGTACCTGCAAGCTCAAAGTTGTAGTATTAtctccaaaaaaaataataaataaataaaataaaattattccatcttaaaattttatttgtggCGTAGCTTATTATTGTCCTTATtaacaaaggaaaactaataaaaagtgcttaaaaactttgagctTTAACGATaacgacaaaataaaaggtaaagtgaatagtacaaagattgactttttagtgtaaaattgtggttttttgttaaagtgaacagtatcaggagtttttcgttaaagttccctattaacAATTACTACTATGTCGAACTGGGTTTCCTTACAACAGGACCTATTAAAATGATAACTTATTACAATGTGAAATTTATTCCTAAACCCAAACATGGACTAAAACTTTTTATGACTACAAATAAGTTATTCGTTTATAGAGAGAGGTTTTATTGTAGCATTCACAGCACTTATAGCTTTTTATTGAATTATTGAATCTCAAAGAATGTTTACATTATTGCAAGGAAATACAAATGCATAAGGAATTGgaatataaatacataaaaaaataaaaaaattatccactTAAATGTTTATAATGAACTGTAGCTTTCTTTGAATTTATTCTTCTTAAGAAAATTTTTGAACCAGTGTGCTGAGAGTTTTGGGTATCTTTTCAGGCCATCTTTATAATCCACGTAGTTTAAACCAAATCGGACAGTGTATCCGGCAGTCCATTCAAAGTCGTCTAACAATGTCCATGCAAAGTATCCCTTCACTTTCGCGCCATttctgcacacacacacacaaatgtaCAAATTGGTTAGGTCAATATAATGATTAAATAACCATAACATAAGAAGGCTAGGCAGTATATAGCcttaatcatttttttaataactaCTTACTTGATCGCCGCTTGAAGGTAACACAGGTGACGATAGTAGTAGTCAATTCTACTGGTATCATGAAGGGCCTCTTCAAGTGATAGTTCTGGATTATTCAACTCTGATACACCTATGTACATATTAttacacaaaaaaattaaatttagttTCTTCCtctaaaactaaaagaaaacgtGTAGTTTCATTTTACACCACTATAAATATGTGAAACTTTTGCAATTAATCAAGGCTTAAAAGTTTGTATTACATACCATTCTCAGTAATATAAATGAGTGGATCATTATATTTTTCCTTTGTGTAAAGCACAAGATCGTGAATTCCTTTTGGATATACATATAACCAATCTGAAGCAGCCTGCAACACCATTTGAAGATAATACATAAATATTGGGGAAAAAAAAACTACTCCTCCAAATGCAAATACCTCAAAATGATAAATTTGATATTTACCTGTGGACCAATGAGTACTCCATTAAGCTCAGCTGCCACAATATTTAAAAACATTAGAATACAATTGGTGTAAATATTAGAATATAATTAAAGTAATTAAGAAGTTAAACTAGGCAAAGAAGTAAAAAGCTTAAGCTATTCAAACTAAGTTTCCTTTTGCACTCACTTGTAAGATCAGCTCGAGAATCTGTTACGTAGCTTGCCGGTAGTGAATTGTTGTTGGGTGCACTACTTGTGTATCTAGCAGTATAATAATTTATtccaagaaaatcaaatgatCCGTTTAGCAACTTGGATTGTTCTTTTGTGAATTTGGGCAATCTTTTCCCAACAATTGATCGCATGGTGTGTGGATAGTCACCACTTGTTAATGGGTccaaaaacctacaaaacatgaCAATTCCGGATATTAgcctaattatattattatatataaacaGTACTGCTAGCTAGGTAgtatcaatgtttcaattcataagTAAACATGTAATTGGGTtgatatataatttaataagaCACTTGCCATCCAAACATAAAATCCAAAGATCGTAAGGCAGCATCTTTATCTTGCTTTGAATCCGAAGCAGGCTCAAACCAGTCTGACACCAATGTTATCCCTATCAAGCCTTTTTGAGTTGCCTACACAAAAATACGAATTTTGGTTGAACAAATAGGAGCTATGGAAAAAGATACAACCTTTAGATTATCTCACTACAGAGAGTATTCCCTCTTGTATTACAACTCAATAATAATGATTCATATAGAATTCTCAATTAGGAGCCAATAATctgaccccaaaaaaaaaagaacaaaagttaTTGAACCTGATATCTATTCTTGTACAATTCTACAGCTGCTCCatgagcaagaagaaggtggtgTGCCACCAAGTATGGTTCAATGGCTGAATCTCCACCGGTGCAGTTTAGGTTTTGCCAAGAAGAGCAGCGTCCCGGTACTTGAGTACCAACAGCATAACCCATGTAACTAAAAGTATATGGCTCATTTTCCGTGAACCAGTGCTTGACTCGATCACCAAATTCCTTATAACAAAGTTCCGCATAGTCTTTAAAATGATCGCTGTAGATACACATTTATGTTACGAATATCAGTATGCATTTTATCAAATTATCACTGAGAGAATAAATTTTGTTCACTTACACAATACGAGGGCTTAAGAAACCACCATATTCATCTTCTAAAGCTTGGGGAACATCCCCATGAAAGAGTGTCACAAATGGCTTTAATCCTATATATACATGATCagtaaaatcaaattaaaagtcTGATTGAATGATGTTCTAAAAATTCATGTAATAATTGTTTAAGGTAGGATGATTAACCATTGCGTAGGAGTTCATCGATGAGATTGTCGTAATAATCAATTCCTTTTCTGTTAACGCCACCACTTAACGTTCCATCTAATTAGaacaaaaataacaagaaaaataagGGTTATACACTAGATAACTCGATCACATTAATTTAGTTAAAAGTATATAAAGAGAATAATTTTCTCGTAGGACAAATAATTCTTATGCACAATATATATTGACATTGGTCCCAACCAAATATGAGGATGTGGAGCAACTTACTTGGTAATAATCTGGACCATGAAATAGAGAATCGGTAAGCATCCAACTCCATATCCTTCATAATCCCCACATCTTCCTAGAATGACAAAAGGAT
This window of the Malus domestica chromosome 03, GDT2T_hap1 genome carries:
- the LOC139194255 gene encoding beta-glucosidase 12-like, translated to MAMKYSRSLLFGVLLLIGFASTNSKAANTDPPVYCEFLNRNSFEPGFIFGTGSASYQYEGAVKEDGRGPSIWDTYTHKHPEKIADGSNGDVAIDQYHRYKEDVGIMKDMELDAYRFSISWSRLLPNGTLSGGVNRKGIDYYDNLIDELLRNGLKPFVTLFHGDVPQALEDEYGGFLSPRIVDHFKDYAELCYKEFGDRVKHWFTENEPYTFSYMGYAVGTQVPGRCSSWQNLNCTGGDSAIEPYLVAHHLLLAHGAAVELYKNRYQATQKGLIGITLVSDWFEPASDSKQDKDAALRSLDFMFGWFLDPLTSGDYPHTMRSIVGKRLPKFTKEQSKLLNGSFDFLGINYYTARYTSSAPNNNSLPASYVTDSRADLTTELNGVLIGPQAASDWLYVYPKGIHDLVLYTKEKYNDPLIYITENGVSELNNPELSLEEALHDTSRIDYYYRHLCYLQAAIKNGAKVKGYFAWTLLDDFEWTAGYTVRFGLNYVDYKDGLKRYPKLSAHWFKNFLKKNKFKESYSSL